GGGCGGCGCGACCGAGGACGAGCTGGTGGACCAGCTCGTCGAACGGGGCGTCACCGGCATCGTGTTCCTGTCCGGGCTGCACGCCGACACGACGGCCGATCCGGCGCGCTACACGCGGCTGGCCGGGCAGGGCGTGCCGTTCGTGCTGATCAACGGCTTCAACCCAGGGGTCAGCGCGCCCTTCGTCTCGCCCGACGACGCGGCGGCGTCGCGGATCGCGGTGCGGCACCTGCGGGCGCTGGGTCACTCGCGGATCGGGCTGGCCGTCGGGCCGAACCGGTTCGTGCCGGTGCGGCGCAAGGTGGCCGGGTTCCTGGCCGAGATGGGGGACGAGGGCCAAGGGGTCGTGCGGCACTCGCTGTTCAGCCTGGAGGGCGGCCAGGCCGCCGCCGGTGAGCTGCTGGACGCGGGCTGCACCGGCATCGTCTGCGGTAGCGACATGATGGCGCTGGGCGCGATCCGGGCGGTCCGCGAGCGCGGCCGTTCCGTGCCCGGGGACGTGTCCGTGATCGGCTACGACGACTCGGACCTGTTCGCGTTCACCGACCCGCCGCTGACCACGCTGCGCCAGCCGGTCCAGGCCATGGCGCGGGCCGCGGTGGGCGCCCTGCTGGAGGAGATCGGCGGGGACCTGGTCCAGCGCACCGAGTTCGTCTTCCAGCCCGAGCTGGTGGTGCGCGGCTCAACGGCCGCGGCCCGCTGAGAAGTCGGGGAACCCGCCCCGGCCGACCGGGCACATCGCCTCTCCCCGGCCCGCCACCGCCCGGCCGCCGTGCTCGCCGCCGGTCGCGTCCCCG
Above is a window of Streptomyces sp. NBC_01803 DNA encoding:
- a CDS encoding LacI family DNA-binding transcriptional regulator — encoded protein: MGGVNDPRAVLPQPARLADIALQAEVSEATVSRVLNGKPGVAAATRQRVLAALDVLGYERPLRLRQRSVGLVGLVIPELTNPIFPAFAQVIEQVLAGHGYTPVLCTQSPGGATEDELVDQLVERGVTGIVFLSGLHADTTADPARYTRLAGQGVPFVLINGFNPGVSAPFVSPDDAAASRIAVRHLRALGHSRIGLAVGPNRFVPVRRKVAGFLAEMGDEGQGVVRHSLFSLEGGQAAAGELLDAGCTGIVCGSDMMALGAIRAVRERGRSVPGDVSVIGYDDSDLFAFTDPPLTTLRQPVQAMARAAVGALLEEIGGDLVQRTEFVFQPELVVRGSTAAAR